A genomic stretch from Ferrimicrobium sp. includes:
- a CDS encoding phosphatase PAP2 family protein: MPWTSSVTGAVIIVNVVSPYPSNFFANPLQAVLGFDQKVIDNVSPLHARWPWLDRCATVITTNAPQIYALGFIATWYGLNPRDGQGREHIVRSVLSGAVAVVTARAIAGLIPRTRPFAASTATIEHLVEHRPSHSFPSTHSAGSTGFVAGLGSSPAPLAAAFVPLTVGVVVSRIYSGLHWPTDVIAGSLVGLTVGRALQRVEAPAIGWLTARITRLTPLLD; this comes from the coding sequence GTGCCATGGACGTCGAGCGTCACCGGCGCAGTGATTATCGTTAACGTGGTGAGTCCATACCCAAGCAACTTCTTTGCAAACCCGCTCCAAGCGGTTCTCGGATTCGATCAGAAGGTCATCGATAACGTCAGTCCGCTCCATGCCCGATGGCCCTGGCTCGATCGATGTGCCACCGTGATCACCACCAACGCGCCCCAGATCTACGCTCTGGGCTTTATCGCCACCTGGTACGGGCTCAATCCTCGTGATGGACAAGGGCGCGAACACATCGTTCGCTCTGTGCTCTCAGGGGCGGTGGCTGTCGTCACCGCTCGTGCAATCGCTGGGCTCATCCCTCGCACCCGGCCCTTTGCCGCCTCGACAGCGACGATTGAGCATCTCGTCGAGCATCGTCCGTCTCACTCGTTCCCATCGACCCATTCTGCCGGTTCTACCGGCTTCGTCGCTGGCCTGGGATCATCTCCAGCGCCACTTGCGGCGGCATTCGTACCCCTCACCGTTGGTGTCGTGGTGTCGAGGATTTACTCCGGCCTCCACTGGCCGACCGACGTCATTGCTGGCTCGCTGGTAGGGTTGACCGTCGGGAGAGCGCTCCAGCGTGTGGAGGCGCCAGCGATTGGTTGGCTGACCGCTCGCATCACGCGGCTCACGCCGCTACTTGATTAG